One genomic region from Hemiscyllium ocellatum isolate sHemOce1 chromosome 13, sHemOce1.pat.X.cur, whole genome shotgun sequence encodes:
- the LOC132821709 gene encoding scavenger receptor cysteine-rich type 1 protein M130-like: protein MFDDTWNTVCDTYWDLQDAAVVCNQLGCGTAISTPGGAYFGEGNGPIWNYIHICTGNEIRLTECPIASSGDRQCTHRNDASVICSGEDWQLRLANGQSICEGRVEVYYDGVWGRVIDTQWNFNEAEVVCRQLKCGSAISIYNHLKFGKGSGPTWINRNCNLDKKMFDTIICLSDHIQLKLVDGGSRCAGRVELYYNGSWGTVCDDSWDLADAQAVCNQLKCGQALNATVSSWFGPGLGPIWLGNVNCSLNDSVLWECLVGRWSESDCNHKEDAGVICSDHRAVRLQDGTNPCQGRVEVFYNGTWGTVCADSFGKAEAEVVCKQLSCGSAQSVEGALTFGSGSGQIWLDDVSCRLQDTFLWQCPSLPWGEHNCNHGEDVGVICSERRPREMINKGDMKKSKTERVSENFELRLAAGFNNCSGRVEIFFNGIWGTVCDDSWNKHVAAVVCRQLNCGHPVSAPEEMLFERGNGTIWIDEIKCKGSELFLWDCQLSVMGNHDCEHKEDVNLICSGMPF from the exons ATGTTCGATGATACCTGGAACACAGTATGTGATACCTATTGGGATTTACAAGATGCAGCTGTTGTCTGCAATCAACTCGGTTGTGGGACTGCGATTTCAACTCCAGGAGGTGCATACTTTggagagggaaatggaccaataTGGAATTATATCCACATTTGCACTGGCAATGAAATCCGTTTGACTGAATGCCCAATTGCATCCAGCGGAGACCGTCAGTGCACACACAGAAATGATGCTAGTGTCATCTGTTCAG GTGAAGATTGGCAATTACGATTGGCTAACGGACAGAGCATTTGCGAAGGCCGTGTGGAGGTTTATTATGACGGTGTTTGGGGGAGAGTGATTGACACTCAGTGGAATTTCAATGAAGCAGAAGTGGTGTGCAGACAGCTGAAGTGTGGCTCTGCAATAAGCATTTACAACCACTTGAAGTTTGGGAAAGGCAGCGGACCGACCTGGATCA ACAGGAATTGTAATCTGGACAAGAAAATGTTTGATACTATTATTTGTCTTTCAGATCATATTCAGTTAAAATTAGTAGATGGTGGAAGTCGCTGTGCTGGAAGAGTGGAGCTTTACTACAATGGAAGTTGGGGGACTGTGTGTGATGATTCCTGGGATTTAGCAGATGCCCAAGCTGTCTGCAACCAACTGAAGTGTGGACAAGCTCTAAATGCAACAGTTTCCAGTTGGTTTGGTCCAGGCCTGGGGCCTATTTGGTTAGGCAATGTGAACTGCAGCTTGAATGATTCTGTTCTATGGGAATGTCTGGTGGGGCGGTGGAGTGAAAGCGACTGCAATCATAAAGAAGATGCTGGAGTTATCTGCTCAG ACCACAGAGCTGTTAGGCTGCAGGATGGAACGAACCCTTGTCAGGGCAGAGTCGAAGTTTTCTACAATGGGACCTGGGGGACTGTTTGTGCTGATTCCTTTGGAAAGGCGGAAGCAGAAGTTGTTTGTAAGCAGCTCAGCTGTGGATCTGCCCAATCTGTGGAAGGTGCTCTTACATTTGGAAGCGGTTCTGGACAGATCTGGCTCGATGATGTGAGCTGTCGGTTGCAGGATACATTCCTGTGGCAATGTCCATCCTTACCATGGGGTGAACACAACTGTAACCATGGGGAGGATGTTGGAGTCATCTGTTCAG AACGAAGACCAAGGGAAATGATTAATAAGGGAGATATGAAGAAGAGCAAAACTGAACGAGTTTCAGAAAACTTTG AATTGCGGCTGGCTGCGGGATTTAATAATTGTTCTGGAAGAGTTGAAATATTCTTCAATGGTATATGGGGAACGGTTTGTGATGATTCCTGGAATAAGCATGTTGCTGCTGTCGTCTGTAGACAGTTAAACTGTGGTCATCCAGTGTCAGCTCCGGAAGAGATGCTATTTGAAAGAGGAAATGGCACAATATGGATTGATGAAATTAAATGCAAGGGGAGTGAATTATTCCTGTGGGACTGCCAATTGTCAGTTATGGGCAATCATGACTGTGAACATAAAGAAGATGTCAATTTGATTTGCTCTGGTATGCCATTTTAA